TTTGGACATTGTTTTTTCCTTTAATGGCGTTCTTCATTCATTTTGGTTGGGCGTAAAAATACGGTTTGCGGGTATGCATTCAAGACTAAAAAACGTGAGGGCTTTCATATTCCTTAATACGGGCGGACCTAGAGGCGGCATCGGACAGTTTATTTTTTCGACTATTTATATTGCACGACCTTCTCCGAATATGTTTTATCCACGGGTCTTTCAACGAAAAGGAACTGAATATATATGGCTAAGAAAAGCAAAGTTGCTAAAAACAACAAGCGCATCGCGTTGGCTTCCAAATACTACGCGAAGCGTCAGGAACTCAAGAAACTCATCGCTGATCCGTCGACAGAACCGGCAGATCGCATGGCAGCCGTACGCAAGCTTCGCTCGCTTCCGGTTGACACTAACCCGAACCGCATCATGAACCGCTGCTCCGTCACTGGACGTCCGCACGCGGTCTACCGCAAGTTCGGCCTGTCCCGTATCACACTTCGCGAAATGGCTTCCGAAGGAAAGATCCCGGGCATGACCAAGGCCAGCTGGTAACCTTTTATCCATTTTGTTGATAAGACGAAGCGCTCTCCGATTGGAGGGCGCTTTTTTCTGTTCAGCAACTCCCGCGAATCCATGGTGCAAAAAGTTCAGGGGGATAAAATCGGGCGGATTGAAAATGCTTTTGCGTCAGTGCTGGCGTTTTTCGTCTGAATTCCTATTCGGCTTCTTTATCTTTTTTGCATCAGAGCAAAAAAAAACCGCCCTGAGTGCAGGACGGTCTTTAAGACGTTCCAATGATTGGAAGCTTAGGCTTTTTTCACTGCTCCGGAGCGCAGCGCCTTTGTGGAAACCCATACGCGTTTAACGGTACCGTTTTCGGTGCGGATTTTAACGCGCTGCAGGTTCGGTTTGAATTTGCGTTTGGTGGCACTGGTCACGTGCAGACCGATACCGCCCTTTTTCTTCGACAAACCTTTTCGAACAATGCGACGACCCACTGTGGTCTTCTTTCCTGTAACTGCACATTCTCTACCCATCTCAA
This is a stretch of genomic DNA from Pontiella agarivorans. It encodes these proteins:
- the rpsN gene encoding 30S ribosomal protein S14, with translation MAKKSKVAKNNKRIALASKYYAKRQELKKLIADPSTEPADRMAAVRKLRSLPVDTNPNRIMNRCSVTGRPHAVYRKFGLSRITLREMASEGKIPGMTKASW
- the rpmB gene encoding 50S ribosomal protein L28; translated protein: MGRECAVTGKKTTVGRRIVRKGLSKKKGGIGLHVTSATKRKFKPNLQRVKIRTENGTVKRVWVSTKALRSGAVKKA